One genomic segment of Gossypium arboreum isolate Shixiya-1 chromosome 3, ASM2569848v2, whole genome shotgun sequence includes these proteins:
- the LOC108483932 gene encoding transcription factor bHLH49-like isoform X2, with amino-acid sequence MDIGEKDKYELGKRDEHNNINYQAPVLSTDWQFGGANLTSAGMSLVPTTNPLAIGSSCASASLVDSFGSSLWEHPSNSQNMGFCDISVQNGASSSNAMEIGKGLPNSLRTSIDRPFDMGWNAASAMLKGGIFLPNTTGILAQTLSQLPADSAFIERAARFSSFNGGNFCDMVNSFGVPEPMGLYARGVGLMQGPDDIFAVNGMKSVSVMESQKSKLDATEATRDAGLRVENRAKTSPLENERKSESLMQPNEEVKQGTGGSGNESDEAEISSRDGGQDELSTLDGTGGEPSAKGLSSKKRKKSIQDAEIDRAKGGQTSTKTAKDSPENQQKQSMMINKTTGKQGSPASRPPKEEYIHVRARRGQATNSHSLAERVRREKISERMKFLQDLVPGCSKVTGKAVMLDEIINYVQSLQRQVEFLSMKLATVNPRLDFSIEALLAKDIIQSRAGPSSTLGFSPDLSMGYPPLHPSQPGLVQAPLPVIGNSSDVIHRALSSQLTSMTGGLKEPNQHSNAWEDELHNVVQMNYGTSAPSDSLDVNGPRPSSNRKVEL; translated from the exons ATGGATATAGGTGAGAAGGATAAATATGAGCTTGGAAAGAGGGATGAGCATAACAACATAAACTACCAGGCACCTGTTTTGTCAACAGATTGGCAGTTTGGTGGTGCCAATCTCACCAGTGCTGGTATGAGTTTAGTTCCTACCACTAATCCATTGGCTATTGGTTCTTCTTGTGCCTCCGCTTCATTGGTAGACTCATTTGGTTCTAGTCTTTGGGAGCACCCATCTAATTCACAAAACATGGGATTTTGTGACATTAGTGTACAAAACGGTGCAAGCTCTTCAAATGCAATGGAAATTGGAAAAGGTCTTCCTAACTCTTTGAGAACTAGTATTGATAGACCATTTGATATGGGTTGGAATGCCGCAAGTGCGATGTTGAAAGGCGGTATTTTTTTACCAAATACAACTGGGATTCTAGCACAGACTCTATCTCAGTTGCCAGCTGATTCAGCTTTCATTGAGCGTGCTGCCAGGTTCTCTAGCTTTAATGGGGGGAATTTTTGTGATATGGTGAACTCTTTTGGTGTTCCTGAGCCTATGGGTCTGTATGCAAGGGGTGTGGGGTTGATGCAAGGACCTGATGATATTTTTGCAGTCAATGGGATGAAATCCGTATCTGTTATGGAATCTCAGAAAAGTAAGTTGGATGCCACTGAAGCTACTAGGGATGCTGGTTTGCGAGTTGAAAATAGGGCTAAAACAAGCCCGCTTGAGAATGAAAGGAAAAGTGAAAGTCTTATGCAGCCTAACGAAGAAGTAAAACAAGGAACTGGTGGTTCTGGTAATGAATCCGATGAGGCTGAGATTAGCAGTCGTGATGGGGGCCAAGATGAACTGTCTACGTTGGATGGTACAGGTGGTGAACCTTCAGCTAAGGGTCTTAGctcgaagaaaagaaaaaagagtatACAG GATGCCGAGATTGATCGAGCTAAGGGAGGCCAAACATCTACTAAGACTGCAAAGGATAGTCCTGAAAATCAACAGAAGCAATCTATGATGATCAATAAGACTACAGGGAAGCAAGGGTCTCCAGCTTCTCGTCCACCAAAAGAAGAATACATCCATGTGAGAGCCCGAAGGGGCCAGGCAACAAACAGCCATAGTCTTGCAGAAAGG GTAAGAAGAGAAAAGATCAGTGAAAGGATGAAGTTTCTTCAGGACCTTGTACCTGGTTGCAGCAAG GTCACAGGCAAGGCAGTGATGCTAGATGAAATCATTAACTATGTGCAGTCACTTCAGCGGCAGGTTGAG TTTCTGTCAATGAAACTTGCGACAGTTAACCCGAGGCTGGATTTTAGTATAGAAGCGCTTCTTGCAAAAGAT ATTATTCAATCGCGAGCTGGCCCTTCTTCGACTCTGGGATTTTCTCCGGATTTATCTATGGGTTATCCTCCATTGCATCCGTCTCAACCTGGACTTGTTCAAGCTCCTCTTCCTGTTATAGGGAATAGTTCTGATGTTATTCATAGAGCTCTTAGTTCTCAGTTGACATCGATGACTGGAGGATTGAAGGAGCCCAATCAG CACTCGAATGCATGGGAGGATGAGCTCCACAATGTTGTTCAAATGAACTATGGAACCAGTGCTCCTTCTGATAGCCTAGATGTAAATG GGCCACGACCATCCAGTAATAGGAAAGTAGAACTTTGA
- the LOC108483932 gene encoding transcription factor bHLH49-like isoform X1 — protein sequence MDIGEKDKYELGKRDEHNNINYQAPVLSTDWQFGGANLTSAGMSLVPTTNPLAIGSSCASASLVDSFGSSLWEHPSNSQNMGFCDISVQNGASSSNAMEIGKGLPNSLRTSIDRPFDMGWNAASAMLKGGIFLPNTTGILAQTLSQLPADSAFIERAARFSSFNGGNFCDMVNSFGVPEPMGLYARGVGLMQGPDDIFAVNGMKSVSVMESQKSKLDATEATRDAGLRVENRAKTSPLENERKSESLMQPNEEVKQGTGGSGNESDEAEISSRDGGQDELSTLDGTGGEPSAKGLSSKKRKKSIQDAEIDRAKGGQTSTKTAKDSPENQQKQSMMINKTTGKQGSPASRPPKEEYIHVRARRGQATNSHSLAERVNFVRREKISERMKFLQDLVPGCSKVTGKAVMLDEIINYVQSLQRQVEFLSMKLATVNPRLDFSIEALLAKDIIQSRAGPSSTLGFSPDLSMGYPPLHPSQPGLVQAPLPVIGNSSDVIHRALSSQLTSMTGGLKEPNQHSNAWEDELHNVVQMNYGTSAPSDSLDVNGPRPSSNRKVEL from the exons ATGGATATAGGTGAGAAGGATAAATATGAGCTTGGAAAGAGGGATGAGCATAACAACATAAACTACCAGGCACCTGTTTTGTCAACAGATTGGCAGTTTGGTGGTGCCAATCTCACCAGTGCTGGTATGAGTTTAGTTCCTACCACTAATCCATTGGCTATTGGTTCTTCTTGTGCCTCCGCTTCATTGGTAGACTCATTTGGTTCTAGTCTTTGGGAGCACCCATCTAATTCACAAAACATGGGATTTTGTGACATTAGTGTACAAAACGGTGCAAGCTCTTCAAATGCAATGGAAATTGGAAAAGGTCTTCCTAACTCTTTGAGAACTAGTATTGATAGACCATTTGATATGGGTTGGAATGCCGCAAGTGCGATGTTGAAAGGCGGTATTTTTTTACCAAATACAACTGGGATTCTAGCACAGACTCTATCTCAGTTGCCAGCTGATTCAGCTTTCATTGAGCGTGCTGCCAGGTTCTCTAGCTTTAATGGGGGGAATTTTTGTGATATGGTGAACTCTTTTGGTGTTCCTGAGCCTATGGGTCTGTATGCAAGGGGTGTGGGGTTGATGCAAGGACCTGATGATATTTTTGCAGTCAATGGGATGAAATCCGTATCTGTTATGGAATCTCAGAAAAGTAAGTTGGATGCCACTGAAGCTACTAGGGATGCTGGTTTGCGAGTTGAAAATAGGGCTAAAACAAGCCCGCTTGAGAATGAAAGGAAAAGTGAAAGTCTTATGCAGCCTAACGAAGAAGTAAAACAAGGAACTGGTGGTTCTGGTAATGAATCCGATGAGGCTGAGATTAGCAGTCGTGATGGGGGCCAAGATGAACTGTCTACGTTGGATGGTACAGGTGGTGAACCTTCAGCTAAGGGTCTTAGctcgaagaaaagaaaaaagagtatACAG GATGCCGAGATTGATCGAGCTAAGGGAGGCCAAACATCTACTAAGACTGCAAAGGATAGTCCTGAAAATCAACAGAAGCAATCTATGATGATCAATAAGACTACAGGGAAGCAAGGGTCTCCAGCTTCTCGTCCACCAAAAGAAGAATACATCCATGTGAGAGCCCGAAGGGGCCAGGCAACAAACAGCCATAGTCTTGCAGAAAGGGTAAATTTT GTAAGAAGAGAAAAGATCAGTGAAAGGATGAAGTTTCTTCAGGACCTTGTACCTGGTTGCAGCAAG GTCACAGGCAAGGCAGTGATGCTAGATGAAATCATTAACTATGTGCAGTCACTTCAGCGGCAGGTTGAG TTTCTGTCAATGAAACTTGCGACAGTTAACCCGAGGCTGGATTTTAGTATAGAAGCGCTTCTTGCAAAAGAT ATTATTCAATCGCGAGCTGGCCCTTCTTCGACTCTGGGATTTTCTCCGGATTTATCTATGGGTTATCCTCCATTGCATCCGTCTCAACCTGGACTTGTTCAAGCTCCTCTTCCTGTTATAGGGAATAGTTCTGATGTTATTCATAGAGCTCTTAGTTCTCAGTTGACATCGATGACTGGAGGATTGAAGGAGCCCAATCAG CACTCGAATGCATGGGAGGATGAGCTCCACAATGTTGTTCAAATGAACTATGGAACCAGTGCTCCTTCTGATAGCCTAGATGTAAATG GGCCACGACCATCCAGTAATAGGAAAGTAGAACTTTGA
- the LOC108483932 gene encoding transcription factor bHLH49-like isoform X4, protein MDIGEKDKYELGKRDEHNNINYQAPVLSTDWQFGGANLTSAGMSLVPTTNPLAIGSSCASASLVDSFGSSLWEHPSNSQNMGFCDISVQNGASSSNAMEIGKGLPNSLRTSIDRPFDMGWNAASAMLKGGIFLPNTTGILAQTLSQLPADSAFIERAARFSSFNGGNFCDMVNSFGVPEPMGLYARGVGLMQGPDDIFAVNGMKSVSVMESQKSKLDATEATRDAGLRVENRAKTSPLENERKSESLMQPNEEVKQGTGGSGNESDEAEISSRDGGQDELSTLDGTGGEPSAKGLSSKKRKKSIQDAEIDRAKGGQTSTKTAKDSPENQQKQSMMINKTTGKQGSPASRPPKEEYIHVRARRGQATNSHSLAERVRREKISERMKFLQDLVPGCSKVTGKAVMLDEIINYVQSLQRQVEFLSMKLATVNPRLDFSIEALLAKDIIQSRAGPSSTLGFSPDLSMGYPPLHPSQPGLVQAPLPVIGNSSDVIHRALSSQLTSMTGGLKEPNQVFLHFFTRMHGRMSSTMLFK, encoded by the exons ATGGATATAGGTGAGAAGGATAAATATGAGCTTGGAAAGAGGGATGAGCATAACAACATAAACTACCAGGCACCTGTTTTGTCAACAGATTGGCAGTTTGGTGGTGCCAATCTCACCAGTGCTGGTATGAGTTTAGTTCCTACCACTAATCCATTGGCTATTGGTTCTTCTTGTGCCTCCGCTTCATTGGTAGACTCATTTGGTTCTAGTCTTTGGGAGCACCCATCTAATTCACAAAACATGGGATTTTGTGACATTAGTGTACAAAACGGTGCAAGCTCTTCAAATGCAATGGAAATTGGAAAAGGTCTTCCTAACTCTTTGAGAACTAGTATTGATAGACCATTTGATATGGGTTGGAATGCCGCAAGTGCGATGTTGAAAGGCGGTATTTTTTTACCAAATACAACTGGGATTCTAGCACAGACTCTATCTCAGTTGCCAGCTGATTCAGCTTTCATTGAGCGTGCTGCCAGGTTCTCTAGCTTTAATGGGGGGAATTTTTGTGATATGGTGAACTCTTTTGGTGTTCCTGAGCCTATGGGTCTGTATGCAAGGGGTGTGGGGTTGATGCAAGGACCTGATGATATTTTTGCAGTCAATGGGATGAAATCCGTATCTGTTATGGAATCTCAGAAAAGTAAGTTGGATGCCACTGAAGCTACTAGGGATGCTGGTTTGCGAGTTGAAAATAGGGCTAAAACAAGCCCGCTTGAGAATGAAAGGAAAAGTGAAAGTCTTATGCAGCCTAACGAAGAAGTAAAACAAGGAACTGGTGGTTCTGGTAATGAATCCGATGAGGCTGAGATTAGCAGTCGTGATGGGGGCCAAGATGAACTGTCTACGTTGGATGGTACAGGTGGTGAACCTTCAGCTAAGGGTCTTAGctcgaagaaaagaaaaaagagtatACAG GATGCCGAGATTGATCGAGCTAAGGGAGGCCAAACATCTACTAAGACTGCAAAGGATAGTCCTGAAAATCAACAGAAGCAATCTATGATGATCAATAAGACTACAGGGAAGCAAGGGTCTCCAGCTTCTCGTCCACCAAAAGAAGAATACATCCATGTGAGAGCCCGAAGGGGCCAGGCAACAAACAGCCATAGTCTTGCAGAAAGG GTAAGAAGAGAAAAGATCAGTGAAAGGATGAAGTTTCTTCAGGACCTTGTACCTGGTTGCAGCAAG GTCACAGGCAAGGCAGTGATGCTAGATGAAATCATTAACTATGTGCAGTCACTTCAGCGGCAGGTTGAG TTTCTGTCAATGAAACTTGCGACAGTTAACCCGAGGCTGGATTTTAGTATAGAAGCGCTTCTTGCAAAAGAT ATTATTCAATCGCGAGCTGGCCCTTCTTCGACTCTGGGATTTTCTCCGGATTTATCTATGGGTTATCCTCCATTGCATCCGTCTCAACCTGGACTTGTTCAAGCTCCTCTTCCTGTTATAGGGAATAGTTCTGATGTTATTCATAGAGCTCTTAGTTCTCAGTTGACATCGATGACTGGAGGATTGAAGGAGCCCAATCAGGTTTTCCTTCATTTTTT CACTCGAATGCATGGGAGGATGAGCTCCACAATGTTGTTCAAATGA
- the LOC108483932 gene encoding transcription factor bHLH49-like isoform X3, translated as MDIGEKDKYELGKRDEHNNINYQAPVLSTDWQFGGANLTSAGMSLVPTTNPLAIGSSCASASLVDSFGSSLWEHPSNSQNMGFCDISVQNGASSSNAMEIGKGLPNSLRTSIDRPFDMGWNAASAMLKGGIFLPNTTGILAQTLSQLPADSAFIERAARFSSFNGGNFCDMVNSFGVPEPMGLYARGVGLMQGPDDIFAVNGMKSVSVMESQKSKLDATEATRDAGLRVENRAKTSPLENERKSESLMQPNEEVKQGTGGSGNESDEAEISSRDGGQDELSTLDGTGGEPSAKGLSSKKRKKSIQDAEIDRAKGGQTSTKTAKDSPENQQKQSMMINKTTGKQGSPASRPPKEEYIHVRARRGQATNSHSLAERVNFVRREKISERMKFLQDLVPGCSKVTGKAVMLDEIINYVQSLQRQVEFLSMKLATVNPRLDFSIEALLAKDIIQSRAGPSSTLGFSPDLSMGYPPLHPSQPGLVQAPLPVIGNSSDVIHRALSSQLTSMTGGLKEPNQVFLHFFTRMHGRMSSTMLFK; from the exons ATGGATATAGGTGAGAAGGATAAATATGAGCTTGGAAAGAGGGATGAGCATAACAACATAAACTACCAGGCACCTGTTTTGTCAACAGATTGGCAGTTTGGTGGTGCCAATCTCACCAGTGCTGGTATGAGTTTAGTTCCTACCACTAATCCATTGGCTATTGGTTCTTCTTGTGCCTCCGCTTCATTGGTAGACTCATTTGGTTCTAGTCTTTGGGAGCACCCATCTAATTCACAAAACATGGGATTTTGTGACATTAGTGTACAAAACGGTGCAAGCTCTTCAAATGCAATGGAAATTGGAAAAGGTCTTCCTAACTCTTTGAGAACTAGTATTGATAGACCATTTGATATGGGTTGGAATGCCGCAAGTGCGATGTTGAAAGGCGGTATTTTTTTACCAAATACAACTGGGATTCTAGCACAGACTCTATCTCAGTTGCCAGCTGATTCAGCTTTCATTGAGCGTGCTGCCAGGTTCTCTAGCTTTAATGGGGGGAATTTTTGTGATATGGTGAACTCTTTTGGTGTTCCTGAGCCTATGGGTCTGTATGCAAGGGGTGTGGGGTTGATGCAAGGACCTGATGATATTTTTGCAGTCAATGGGATGAAATCCGTATCTGTTATGGAATCTCAGAAAAGTAAGTTGGATGCCACTGAAGCTACTAGGGATGCTGGTTTGCGAGTTGAAAATAGGGCTAAAACAAGCCCGCTTGAGAATGAAAGGAAAAGTGAAAGTCTTATGCAGCCTAACGAAGAAGTAAAACAAGGAACTGGTGGTTCTGGTAATGAATCCGATGAGGCTGAGATTAGCAGTCGTGATGGGGGCCAAGATGAACTGTCTACGTTGGATGGTACAGGTGGTGAACCTTCAGCTAAGGGTCTTAGctcgaagaaaagaaaaaagagtatACAG GATGCCGAGATTGATCGAGCTAAGGGAGGCCAAACATCTACTAAGACTGCAAAGGATAGTCCTGAAAATCAACAGAAGCAATCTATGATGATCAATAAGACTACAGGGAAGCAAGGGTCTCCAGCTTCTCGTCCACCAAAAGAAGAATACATCCATGTGAGAGCCCGAAGGGGCCAGGCAACAAACAGCCATAGTCTTGCAGAAAGGGTAAATTTT GTAAGAAGAGAAAAGATCAGTGAAAGGATGAAGTTTCTTCAGGACCTTGTACCTGGTTGCAGCAAG GTCACAGGCAAGGCAGTGATGCTAGATGAAATCATTAACTATGTGCAGTCACTTCAGCGGCAGGTTGAG TTTCTGTCAATGAAACTTGCGACAGTTAACCCGAGGCTGGATTTTAGTATAGAAGCGCTTCTTGCAAAAGAT ATTATTCAATCGCGAGCTGGCCCTTCTTCGACTCTGGGATTTTCTCCGGATTTATCTATGGGTTATCCTCCATTGCATCCGTCTCAACCTGGACTTGTTCAAGCTCCTCTTCCTGTTATAGGGAATAGTTCTGATGTTATTCATAGAGCTCTTAGTTCTCAGTTGACATCGATGACTGGAGGATTGAAGGAGCCCAATCAGGTTTTCCTTCATTTTTT CACTCGAATGCATGGGAGGATGAGCTCCACAATGTTGTTCAAATGA